One window of the Xenopus tropicalis strain Nigerian chromosome 10, UCB_Xtro_10.0, whole genome shotgun sequence genome contains the following:
- the LOC116407947 gene encoding uncharacterized protein LOC116407947 isoform X1, whose product MLFLGDRDRGLERCLYLPGIWPSGKVPLYRQNPLWIRGHNVGECVTYKVPLYRQNPLWIRGHNVGEWVTYKVPLYRQNPLWIRGHNVGEWVTYKLPLYRQNPLWIRGHNVGEWVTYKLPLYRQNPLWIRGHNVGEWVTYKLPLYRQNPLWIRGHNVGEWVTYKLPLYRQNPLWIRGHNVGEWVTYKLPLYRQNPLWIRGHNVGEWVTYKLPLYRQNPLWIRGHNVGEWVTYKLPLYRQNPLWIRGHNVGEWVTYKLPLYRQNPLWIRGHNVGEWVTYKLPLYRQNPLWIRGHNVGEWVTYKVPQAPALDLPYGFCFSPPWAETVPLPPDSSLIRLTFQIALLLAVTS is encoded by the exons ATGCTGTTTCTGGGGGATAGGGACCGGGGCCTAGAGAGGTGCCTGTATCTGCCCGGGATATGGCCTTCTGGGAAGGTGCCCCTATATAG GCAGAACCCACTGTGGATAAGAGGCCATAACGTAGGCGAGTGTGTTACATACAAGGTGCCCCTATATAGGCAGAACCCACTGTGGATAAGAGGCCATAACGTAggcgagtgggttacatacaAGGTGCCCCTATATAGGCAGAACCCACTGTGGATAAGAGGCCATAACGTAggcgagtgggttacatacaAGCTGCCCCTTTATAGGCAGAACCCACTGTGGATAAGAGGCCATAACGTAggcgagtgggttacatacaAGCTGCCCCTTTATAGGCAGAACCCACTGTGGATAAGAGGCCATAACGTAggcgagtgggttacatacaAGCTGCCCCTTTATAGGCAGAACCCACTGTGGATAAGAGGCCATAACGTAggcgagtgggttacatacaAGCTGCCCCTTTATAGGCAGAACCCACTGTGGATAAGAGGCCATAACGTAggcgagtgggttacatacaAGCTGCCCCTTTATAGGCAGAACCCACTGTGGATAAGAGGCCATAACGTAggcgagtgggttacatacaAGCTGCCCCTTTATAGGCAGAACCCACTGTGGATAAGAGGCCATAACGTAggcgagtgggttacatacaAGCTGCCCCTTTATAGGCAGAACCCACTGTGGATAAGAGGCCATAACGTAggcgagtgggttacatacaAGCTGCCCCTTTATAGGCAGAACCCACTGTGGATAAGAGGCCATAACGTAggcgagtgggttacatacaAGCTGCCCCTTTATAGGCAGAACCCACTGTGGATAAGAGGCCATAACGTAggcgagtgggttacatacaAGGTGCCCCAGGCTCCTGCCCTGGATTTGCCCTATGGCTTTTGTTTCTCACCCCCCTGGGCTGAAACTGTTCCATTGCCTCCTGACTCCTCCCTCATCCGCCTGACATTTCAAATAGCGCTCTTATTGGCTGTAACTTCATGA
- the LOC116407947 gene encoding uncharacterized protein LOC116407947 isoform X3: MLGHNVGEWVTYKLPLYRQNPLWIRGHNVGEWVTYKVPLYRQNPLWIRGHNVGEWVTYKLPLYRQNPLWIRGHNVGEWVTYKLPLYRQNPLWIRGHNVGEWVTYKLPLYRQNPLWIRGHNVGEWVTYKLPLYRQNPLWIRGHNVGEWVTYKLPLYRQNPLWIRGHNVGEWVTYKLPLYRQNPLWIRGHNVGEWVTYKLPLYRQNPLWIRGHNVGEWVTYKLPLYRQNPLWIRGHNVGEWVTYKLPLYRQNPLWIRGHNVGEWVTYKVPQAPALDLPYGFCFSPPWAETVPLPPDSSLIRLTFQIALLLAVTS; the protein is encoded by the exons ATGTTGGGCCATAACGTAggcgagtgggttacatacaAGCTGCCCCTAT ATAGGCAGAACCCACTGTGGATAAGAGGCCATAACGTAggcgagtgggttacatacaAGGTGCCCCTATATAGGCAGAACCCACTGTGGATAAGAGGCCATAACGTAggcgagtgggttacatacaAGCTGCCCCTTTATAGGCAGAACCCACTGTGGATAAGAGGCCATAACGTAggcgagtgggttacatacaAGCTGCCCCTTTATAGGCAGAACCCACTGTGGATAAGAGGCCATAACGTAggcgagtgggttacatacaAGCTGCCCCTTTATAGGCAGAACCCACTGTGGATAAGAGGCCATAACGTAggcgagtgggttacatacaAGCTGCCCCTTTATAGGCAGAACCCACTGTGGATAAGAGGCCATAACGTAggcgagtgggttacatacaAGCTGCCCCTTTATAGGCAGAACCCACTGTGGATAAGAGGCCATAACGTAggcgagtgggttacatacaAGCTGCCCCTTTATAGGCAGAACCCACTGTGGATAAGAGGCCATAACGTAggcgagtgggttacatacaAGCTGCCCCTTTATAGGCAGAACCCACTGTGGATAAGAGGCCATAACGTAggcgagtgggttacatacaAGCTGCCCCTTTATAGGCAGAACCCACTGTGGATAAGAGGCCATAACGTAggcgagtgggttacatacaAGCTGCCCCTTTATAGGCAGAACCCACTGTGGATAAGAGGCCATAACGTAggcgagtgggttacatacaAGGTGCCCCAGGCTCCTGCCCTGGATTTGCCCTATGGCTTTTGTTTCTCACCCCCCTGGGCTGAAACTGTTCCATTGCCTCCTGACTCCTCCCTCATCCGCCTGACATTTCAAATAGCGCTCTTATTGGCTGTAACTTCATGA
- the LOC116407947 gene encoding uncharacterized protein LOC116407947 isoform X2, with protein MLGHNVGEWVTYKLPLYRQNPLWIRGHNVGEWVTYKVPLYRQNPLWIRGHNVGEWVTYKLPLYRQNPLWIRGHNVGEWVTYKLPLYRQNPLWIRGHNVGEWVTYKLPLYRQNPLWIRGHNVGEWVTYKLPLYRQNPLWIRGHNVGEWVTYKLPLYRQNPLWIRGHNVGEWVTYKLPLYRQNPLWIRGHNVGEWVTYKLPLYRQNPLWIRGHNVGEWVTYKLPLYRQNPLWIRGHNVGEWVTYKLPLYRQNPLWIRGHNVGEWVTYKVPQAPALDLPYGFCFSPPWAETVPLPPDSSLIRLTFQIALLLAVTS; from the exons ATGTTGGGCCATAACGTAggcgagtgggttacatacaAGCTGCCCCTATATAG GCAGAACCCACTGTGGATAAGAGGCCATAACGTAggcgagtgggttacatacaAGGTGCCCCTATATAGGCAGAACCCACTGTGGATAAGAGGCCATAACGTAggcgagtgggttacatacaAGCTGCCCCTTTATAGGCAGAACCCACTGTGGATAAGAGGCCATAACGTAggcgagtgggttacatacaAGCTGCCCCTTTATAGGCAGAACCCACTGTGGATAAGAGGCCATAACGTAggcgagtgggttacatacaAGCTGCCCCTTTATAGGCAGAACCCACTGTGGATAAGAGGCCATAACGTAggcgagtgggttacatacaAGCTGCCCCTTTATAGGCAGAACCCACTGTGGATAAGAGGCCATAACGTAggcgagtgggttacatacaAGCTGCCCCTTTATAGGCAGAACCCACTGTGGATAAGAGGCCATAACGTAggcgagtgggttacatacaAGCTGCCCCTTTATAGGCAGAACCCACTGTGGATAAGAGGCCATAACGTAggcgagtgggttacatacaAGCTGCCCCTTTATAGGCAGAACCCACTGTGGATAAGAGGCCATAACGTAggcgagtgggttacatacaAGCTGCCCCTTTATAGGCAGAACCCACTGTGGATAAGAGGCCATAACGTAggcgagtgggttacatacaAGCTGCCCCTTTATAGGCAGAACCCACTGTGGATAAGAGGCCATAACGTAggcgagtgggttacatacaAGGTGCCCCAGGCTCCTGCCCTGGATTTGCCCTATGGCTTTTGTTTCTCACCCCCCTGGGCTGAAACTGTTCCATTGCCTCCTGACTCCTCCCTCATCCGCCTGACATTTCAAATAGCGCTCTTATTGGCTGTAACTTCATGA